CTGGACACCTGCCAGCTTGAAGATGCTGAGAATGAGGCTGCCCCACAGATGGGCTACGCCAGCCTCACCACCCAGGAGGGAAGCAAGCAGCTGTACCAGCTCACTTCCTGCATCCACAGGAGGGCACTGCTGTGTTCTCTGTAGCCACTGGTAAGCATGTTAGGGCAGCACGGTCCCTCCCAGGCACAGAAGGCATGGGAATTGCACCTGTGACCCGCATAGCTGCCAGCACAGCTGGCCATCAATGGAAACTCTCGGCACTCTCCTGCCTCTTTCTCTCCTGCTCCGGGTACAAACCCTTTAACCCAGAGCGGCCTGGGCCCGACTTTCCTCTCCTAGGCCATGGGATTGATGTCCTGGCCTCGGTAACAGCACCTGAGGGAGTGCCAGGTCCCTGTTGGGTCCTGGGACCCGAGTTTGGGCTGCTGGTTCTGAGGCGGCTCCCAGTACCTGCTCGCCCAGGTATGCCACATCCAAGGCCAGCTGCAGCCGGATCTTGTCGTCATCACTCATGCCACTGCTGGGGCCCACGGGGCTGGCTGCAGCGGTCTTTCTggcctgcttcagcctcttcaGACTTGCCTCCATCTTCTTCACAGAGCTTAGGACATCTGATACAGTCTCACAGTACCTGGGCAGACACAGGTACCAGTGAAACTAACATTCGGAACCCTTGTGGCCGACTCTGAACAAAGATGTTCTTAAGATAAAATTCATTTCCGATAAGACCCAACTGTGGTAAATGCTGTCTCTGAAGACAGTGGGAAGGGTCTGGAGTCCCTAGCACAGCATCTCTCCAGAACTGGACTGTTGGGACTCCAGGCTGAACGCCAGGAGAGACTGACAGGCCCTGTGCCTTCTCACACCCAGTGGAAACCTGCAGTGTAACCATAGCCAAGCAACAGAGGTCATTCCAAACCCTGAAGGGAACAGCTCATCTTCCAAAGTGTAAGACTCCtagaattttaagtaaaattctgtcttcaaaatactctgcatataatttttaaatcataagcaAGTTACATTTCTAATTCTATAAGCTGgtcatttggcatttggaatACATTTGCCCACAAAAACATTCTACATCATTGTTATGTTCTAAACTAATTCATTAATGGCTGCTTGATGCATAAGAACTGAACATAACATACTGCAAAAATTAATACTTAAAACAgttaaacaaaattgataatgcaacatttttgcttattctttttttggtggagtgctagggatggaacctggggccttgtgcatgctggcaaGTGCTCTTCGGCTGGGTTACCCCAGCTTCAAATGATACCCTTTAGTGTGACTCGGCACCAGCGTTTGAGAAGCAGATTTAATTAGATGAAGAGgcactcaggggctggggcttcaGAAACTGCCATGCCAGCTGTAGGCTGCTTCTAAACGTTGGCATCCTCATTTAGGTCACACGTAGGTCTTTCGTGTGTATGAACTCAAGAGGCATGACCAGAGCTGTGCTGGATCAACAGAGCTGAGGACAGGGAGGGCTTGAACAGGGCAGAGGGGCAACAGCAGCACAGATAGTGCCCGGGACGTGAGGCTTGCAGAACACAGGCCAGCTTGGCGGTGGTCTGGGTGGAAGAAAGTGACCCTGAGCTGAGAACAAAGAAGGCGAAAGGGTGTGGCTGAGGTGCCCAGGAACAGGCAGGTACTGTGGTGGGCCCACTACAGGTCCACGCACACCTGGGAATGCCCAGGGGCCTCTTCCAGGGGCTCCTCAGCAGGGCACACCTGTGAGTGCTCTCGGAAAGTGCTTCTTCTAGCCACTGCTGTACCAGTGAGGGTCTGAGCTTGTCCTTGTGTCCACTCTGGAGCTGGTGAAATGGCTTCAGTGCACTCTCCACGTAAGCAGAAGCTGTGGTGGGAACCTCCTGCAATAATGTCAACAGGGCACGTTCCAGGTCAGAGTGTGCACAACCACTGTCCTCCCAGATACTAATGGGAGAGGTCCACAGAAAGATCTGGGGCAGAAGGGCAGCCAAGAGCGCAGGCCCACACCTGGGACTCTGTTCTGTGGAGCAGCAGCTCCCCAAACTGTCCATCTATAATATCCTGCTAATCCTGTTTAATTCAGGAACTGCTTCTACAGGTAGGGTGGGGCTGAATTCTGACCACCAGGGGGCATCAGTGAGGCTCATCAACAGACCAGAGCTTGAGAAGTGGTTGAGTGACCAGCCTATAACCCTTCCTAGCTTTGGTTTCTCCACCCATCAACATGCCCATCATAGAAGGAGCAGTGAGTCTGTGTAAAGTGCTTATCCTCATGCCCAAGCGAATACACCCAACAGCCCACAGGGCAGAAAGGGAGTTGGTGCAGCACTGGGAGGAAAGCAAGCTGGTCTCTCTACTTCCAAGGGGGCATCAGGTCAGAGGAAGGTGCAGACTGGAAGTGCTCTGCTAGGAACGGCAATCCCAGCCCACATCCCAGATGGACTGTGGAGAAGACTGTCCTAACTAATGCCAGCTCTGCCACAGGGACCAGCCAGCACCCCCAACAGCACGCTAGACAGATGGCCATGCAGCAACGGACAGGGCCCACCTAGCACAGGCAAGACCCTCCATTCTACAACCCTTGTGGCTCTAGGAAGTGAACCAAGAGACATTAGATTAAGTCTGAAATCTAACTTTAcaactggaaagaaaaagaaaatcagagaattaTATGAGCTCTACTAAGAATAAGATGAGAACAAACATCGAATGTGGGAGAGTGGGCATTCAGGGGGAACGCTCAACACTCAAACCCATGTCTGCTCTAGGACACAACcatgagcagcagcagcatgtgCTGCCTTCTAGCCTACAAaagtctttttccttttcccttttatttttgtggtgctgggatgaaATGCAGGGCCTGCCCAGGCAAGTGCTCACCCCACGTAGCCTTGACACACTTTTTTAACTCAGTTTGTCTGAACTTATTTGGGAGAAAGACAGGAGAAAGCAGGTACCTCCAGGACAAGAAGGCAGCAAGGTATTTTGTAAGTCCAAGTATTTTGTAATATATGACATATTTaagtaggatttttaaaatattaagatgctttcttttgaaaGGAAGCAAGAAAGTGCACTTTATCCCAGCCACCACCCACCTCAGCTATGGTGTCAGGGAGCCTGACTGCAcctggcctggcctctgccctctaGCCTGGCTCTGAATGGCTGCATGGAGCTATCTTGTCCTCTTCTCCAGCCCCCTCAGTAAGATTCCCACTTCAGAGTTCTTTTTGGTGAATGATGCTGACCTTATTGGTTCTTCGGTAGAGCCGGGGTACCTCTAGGGCACCCTTCAGGTAACTGAAGCAAGACTCGCTCAGGTCCTGGATGACCCTGCTGCTCAGGGCAGGCACACAGGCTGACAAGGAGCTCCGGGAGTCCTCCAGGGCAGCTGCAGAGGCAGAAAGGCAGGACTAGTCACTATGCTTGGGCCCAGAGGTGAGCTTGGTTTTAAAGACGATCACAGCATGCAGTGTGTATTACAGTAAACTAAATCATATAGCATTAAACACAAGATCTTAGGGGTCAAATCCACAGAGCAGATCAACAAAGGATTCACAACTAGAAAAGAAAGTGCTGATTCACACTTGTCCTGTAGTCTCTGAAACTTTACCTCaaattatttcttattcaaaGACTTGCTGAGTCTGAAGATCGTTTTTACCTGAGATAGAAGAGAAATTCTCAAAGCCAATCATTTCCAGTTTTGGCTTAATTGTCTCCAAGAGCTCTGGAAGCTGGAACATAGACACCACATGCTCAATCACTCCTTGTAAACCAAGGCAGCGGCAATTCTACTTGCATCTATGAAGCTGGAACACTGTTAATGGGTGGTGAAACTAAAATCAGGACTCTTAGTGCTGTTCGGCAAGGGAATGTGAGGCTCGGTGCCATCAAGAGGAACTGATGACACAGGGAGCCCACAGGCTCACAGCCACCCGCAGGCCCAGGGAATGGGTGGAAACCTTCCATTTTCTGGCTATCTGTGACACCAAGAAAGCCCACCATAAACAGCAAGCTCGAGGTGCACAAATGCACCAATTCAAGCAAATAAAGCCTTAAACTCAGGGAAAGCAGAATCATGCACTCTAACTTCACCCCGTAAAGTTCTTCAATTGTAAAAAGCAAAAGCTATGGGAACTAtatagagaaaatacagaaatcttGATATGTCAACACTTTCAAATACTACAGAAAACATCTGAATAAGTGAACTAAAAATAGCTAAGAGTTGTGCCAGAGCAGAGGTGAGCTAACCAACCAAAGCAGCAGGACTCTGCTCAGCATACCCCTACTGAGGAGGGGCAGAGGTGCAGGTTCCCACGGTGCCCAGGGCACTGCTGAGCAGGAGGCACACTGGCAGAAACCTCCATGGAGATGACCTGTCAAGGACGGCTGGGGAGGCACGGGACAGGCAAGATGCACCAAACTTTCACGGGATACCCGGGTTCCAAGGCCCACAAAGCCACAGGAGCCTGCCTTTGGCACCAGCCTCTTTCTGAGAAACCTGGGACTCTTCAGGGACAGGCTTACCTGCTCCTGAAGCCTGTCTAGGTCTGCAACCACATAAACCAGCTGAGTACTGGAAATGGACTCCACTGGCTTCTCCTCTGAAGGTCCCCTTCCTTGGTCTTCATTACCTCCTTGAGAGGCAGAAGAGTCTTTGCTACCAGCTACCAAAGGCTTTTTGATCTCCTTGGCACTTTCATTAGAAATGGGCCTGCGAGAAAGCTGGACAAGAGTTCCAGTGGTTACATGCTTGCAGGCTGGCAAGACACAGGAGTGTCCACACACATGTAAGTCAACAAGGAACACCAGCTGTGTGCAGCAAAGATGGACTAAGGTAAGAACTCCACACCATCTCTGAGATAGTGACAAGCAGGGCTTGCACACAGAGGACAACTAGCTCCCTGTGTCTGACACTGAGGGCAGCAGCCCGCAGACGGAACCTTGCAGGGACCTGGTAAGGCTGGCACTTGGCGCTCAAGAGCCATGCTCTATGGCTGCCACACATCTACGGACAGCCTGAAGCTTGCAGCACTTCACACACCTGGCCATCTGAGCAGGGGGACGGTGCCCTTGAAAAGGAAAGACTACTCCCCTTTTCATTTCAACTTCAAATACCAAGTGTATTTTGATTTctaatcattttcattaaaatgaacaTGCTTTAATTCAGGCCCTGTGAAGATTTCtagttttgagagagagagtgtggaCTGGTCAGTGTGGGGCTCTTCAGTAAGAAAACACAGAGCGTGGGACACCATACACCCAAGGGACAGCTGCCAGAGCAGAACGTAAGGCAGCCAGCCGCGAGCAAGGAGTCAGCCTGCTGCCATCCATGCACGCCACAGGGCATCTAACCCTCCTGTGGGCGTGAAAGGTCCCTGACCCTCACCTGTCCTAGGCACAGATGAGATGCATGGCCAGTGCTTACCTCACTGGCAAAGACGGAGAAGCGTGCCAGAATCTGCAGAGTGAGTCTCCAGAGGCGATGGGCCAGCAAGGGCAGAAACAGCTCGTCCGACCAACACCTGCTCAGGCTGCTCCACGTTCTGTGGGAAGCCAAGAGGCAAAACGGACTCCCAGCTGGGGATGGAGCAGAGACTCGGGCTCAGTCAGCTGTGGCTGCCGATGCCGGGCCCTTGGGGCGAAGGGTGTGGCGTGTGTGAGTATGGCACAGCGAGCCCAGAACTCATGTGTGCACGCTCATGCATAATAACACAGGCGGCCTTCCAAGGACTGCCAGGGAGGACCCTAAGACCCCGTGGCTCGTCCTCCTGACTTCATACACTTGGCCCCACACCTCAGGCATGTGGGCGAAAAGGCAATGCCCAGCACCTGGGATGTTGTTCCTCACACACTGCGGGCCACCTCAGACCAGCTCTAGGGCAGCCCTCCAGGCCGAGGGCTGCTGGATCCGTCTTATCTGCTCTGTccactcctctcctcccacctcagcaGTTCCCAGAGAGGAGTCACTTATGCACAACCACCTCTGACAAGGACAGACTGAAACTAGGTGGAGGCCAACAGGGCAGGGGGACTGACAGTGGACACAGCTGTCCCAAGGAGAGCAGGCACTGACATCCAGGAACCCAGAAACCGTACACCATCCTTTAGTGGTCACCAAGAAAAACATGACAAAACTTACGAGGCcgtcagacacacacacatgttctGAAGTCTGCACACCTATGATGGTCACCTCCAGTGTCCAGCCCTGGGGCTGGAGGCTGAGCACATGCTCCCATAGGGTCACTCTTGGGGTCCTACATGTGGCCACCCTAAGCTAGTAAgaagccagactgcagcagcctGAGCTCCTGGACTGCATCCCTGATGTACCATGTTCAGCACCAAGAAGgactctgcttcctgtctgcaaGCATCTTTGACCCTCTCCATGCAGCAGCTCAATGAATCATAATATGTGGTTTCTTTTGCCTTATTGGAAAAAAACTTGGGTAGTGGTGGTGGCGGCAGTGTCCTGAGTGACAGGAAAAAGTCAGAGTGCTCTTGGGACCAAGGCCTGGCTGAGGGGTGGGCATGGCTAGGGGGACACCTGTTACTCCAGTTCTAAGAGGTCACCTGGTGCTTCTTCCAGCCCACGTATGAGCGCTGCTTCCAAGGATCCTGCCACCTCTCTGAACCTGCGAGGAGCAACACCCAAGTCAGCCCGAGGCACCGCCAGAGGCCCTCCCGACCCGTCTTCCTCTTCCTAGGCAGCAGGGCTCCCTTGTGTGCCGAGGGAAAGGCCCAACACCTGAAGCAGAGGGTGCAGCAGAGGGAGATGGGCCGCTGTTCCACTCCATCCTTTGCCCCGGCCACGGAGGAGGGCATGGCAAGGAAGCTGCCCATCGGAGCCCAGCGTTCCCTCCCACTGTCAGAAAAAGGCTGATCTTTGCTCAGTTTGGCTTCCAGGACACTTGTACCTTCCACAACCAACACTGACTCCCAACAGGAACCTGCTGACCCCAAAGGCAGCTGCCAGCTGGGCACATGCTCAGCAGCAGTCGCGTTCTGGGGAAGGTGCATGTGGTGTGGGGCACTGACCGAATCTGGAAGTAGACAGGCAGGTTCCACTTGCTGTTGAAGCTGTGGTAGGCAGGGTGCGCTCGCAGCCGTTTCACGCTGGCCTGTGACCCACACTGTCGCTCAAACCTTCTTAGGAAGTCCATGCTGATGGTGTACTTCTAGAAAGAACAAGGGGGTCAGTGCAGCGGCTCAGCAGTACTGGGTACACTCAGGAAAACGCTGGAGGGGAAGAGGTCCCACACAGCAGTCCTGGGCCATGCCCAGGGCTGACGCAGCCATGTCCAGGGGAAACCCCAGGACACAGTCCTATGTCCAGAACTGGATAATGACAGTGTTCTCACCCCACCAGCACCTCAGCAGATAGTCCATTAAGTGGTCCAACTCGTCACTGAGCAGTGACAAGGAAAAGGTCAGAGTGCTCTCAGGAGAACTGAGAGCCACCTGGCTCTCACAGATGGGAAGTGGGAACTGCTCTAGGAGGAGCACAGCGGACAGCGGGCACTGCCATAAGCCACCCAGCTGCCTGTCCAGGGCGcaaccaccatcactatcaccaccagCAGCAGGCAATGCCTCTTCTGCTGGGCTCTGACAAAGCTAGGGGCAGGACCCAGCCGGTCAGCACATGCCTTCTTGGGGCTCTCTGTGCCCGAGTCCCCTAGCCCTGAACCACGCAGGCTGATGTCTGTTCACACAGGGGTTGTAGGCCAGCAGAAGCTACAGGTGTATCATTTCTTTCACCTAGATTTGGGTGGCACTCTGTATCCCTAAGGGTGGTAGGTGTGTGGGGTTGGGACCAGGAGGCCACTGTGAAGTAAGGCTCTATCTCTGCATTCAATGGCCACCAGAGGGACAAGGGCACTTCCCTTTCCTTAAGAAACACTGCTTTAAGGCCCACAGCTGAAAATACTTCTCGAAGCCGATGGATACCTGTGGAAACTAAGCCCACCAGCACCCAGCACTAGCCTAGACTTATGCCAAGTTCTTTTAGAAGGCTGAGGTGCAGCACTTCCCAAGCCAACCTGGTCACCATGACCTGAGGAGCACAGTGGAACGCAGAGCACCCCACACTGCTCCTGCGTGAGCCACCCACACTCTGCTCATGCCATCTAACTTAGGAAGCCCTACTTCTTAACATCACAGAAGTTGTCCTCTGTCAAAAGCAACACAAGCCGGCATGCGACTCAGCATTCTATAACATGAGGCCATTAGCCCAGAGGGTCACATCCTGACAAGAAGGCTTGCTGCGCTGTGTCTCAGCCGCCACCGTCAAGCCTCCAGGCCCAGGCTCCGTCCGCTCACCTCGTGCCTCTTCGTGCACCTAGCATTAGTGAGGGGATTAAGCAGGCAGATCAGAAGAGAAGCAAACAAATTCCAGAAATTATGGCAACTCAAAGCACAGACACATCTGAAGAAAGACCCAGTGAAACAAAAGACAAGTCCCAAGGAATCTAGAGCAGGCGCACGCACATGGAAAGGGAGGGAAGCAGCTTTGCAGGCAGGTGCTGAAGGAATGGCAGGAAAGTGCAGCTGGAGAGGAGAGGGCCTGGAGAGAAACCGCACAGAGGAGAGGTGCTGGCCTTCCGCAGGAAGTCCAGCAAGTCCCAGGTGAGGTAGAAGAAAAGTCCACGTGAGGCACGACACGGTGAACTAAGCACACCAGGCTCAGAGGATCTTCCACCAGCCAGGGAAAGGGTTCAGCCAGGGGGTCAGTGCATCCACAGCTGACTCGGTGGAGTCCACAGTCAGCGTCACATGTTGACAAGTCAATGCCCAACAGAACCACTCTCcccaacagaaaaacagaagagtgaCCCCCCCACACGGCTGAGGGCTTACTGCAATCAGGGTTATCACCTGCAAGCCTCACTGCAAGCCTCTGGCACGGCCttcaggaagaaagggaagggccCAGGAAGGATGGGCTCATACCCAACAAGAGCAAGCAACAGAGCGAGGGCCTGGGGCAGTTCTCAGAACAGCACGGTCACTGAGACCACGGATGCAACAGGAGAGCCAGCCTGGCTCTGAGAAGGCATGACTGGCATGAAAAGCGGTCAGGAGGAGGTAAAGACCGCCAACCAACTCAACTCGGTTAAGTGAAGAAGTGAGAGGCCTTCCACCTCCTACCAAGGTTACTCAACCTATGCAGAGAAAGAACAGAACACCCCAAACAGCAGAAGGGAAATCAGAGTAAATGGGGAAAGCAGATCCCCAAGTCTAAAACACAAAGGAGGCAGACAGGAAGGGGCCTCACTGACAGCAGCACTACATACCACCAACCAACCACATCTGAGACCAAGGCTTGCCCAGCAAGGACCCAACCAAGCTCTAGGGAGGCACAG
The sequence above is drawn from the Urocitellus parryii isolate mUroPar1 chromosome 9, mUroPar1.hap1, whole genome shotgun sequence genome and encodes:
- the Cog2 gene encoding conserved oligomeric Golgi complex subunit 2 isoform X4; the protein is MERRGMSLPTGPDALCFDKDEFMKEDFDVDHFVSDCRKRVQLEELRDDLELYYRLLKTAMVELINKDYADFVNLSTNLVGMDKALNQLSVPLGQLREEVLMCVLRLMQVIRSVEKIEKILNSQSSKETSELEASRHQALLIVPSPLLTGQTLERIATEFNQLQFHAVQSKGMPLLDMVRPRIAGITAVLQQSLEGLLLEGLQSCDVDVIRHCLRTYATIDKTRDAEALVGQVLVKPYVDEVIVEHFVESHPNGLQVMYDKLLEFVPHHCRLLREVTGGAVSSERATPVPGYDFLVNSVWPEIAQGLEEKLPSLFNPGDPDAFHQKYTISMDFLRRFERQCGSQASVKRLRAHPAYHSFNSKWNLPVYFQIRFREVAGSLEAALIRGLEEAPAGSPFCLLASHRTWSSLSRCWSDELFLPLLAHRLWRLTLQILARFSVFASELSRRPISNESAKEIKKPLVAGSKDSSASQGGNEDQGRGPSEEKPVESISSTQLVYVVADLDRLQEQLPELLETIKPKLEMIGFENFSSISAALEDSRSSLSACVPALSSRVIQDLSESCFSYLKGALEVPRLYRRTNKEVPTTASAYVESALKPFHQLQSGHKDKLRPSLVQQWLEEALSESTHRYCETVSDVLSSVKKMEASLKRLKQARKTAAASPVGPSSGMSDDDKIRLQLALDVAYLGEQIQKMGLQTSNIKSFTALAELVAAAKDQAAKDQAATEQP